TNNNNNNNNNNNNNNNNNNNNNNNNNNNNNNNNNNNNNNNNNNNNNNNNNNNNNNNNNNNNNNNNNNNNNNNNNNNNNNNNNNNNNNNNNNNNNNNNNAAGGGCAATGAGCACCGGACAAAGCAAAACAACGAAGAAAGCGATCGTTTCTCCACATCTAATCAGTTCAGGCGGAATGAAAACGTTTGTCTTTCGAGGCGTGAAGCTTTGAGAGGAGCGGAGTTGCCATAAGGGCAATGAGCACCGGACAAAGCAAAACAACGAAGAAAGCAATCGTTTCTCCACATCTAATTAGTTCAGGCGGAATGAAAACGTTTGTCTTTCGAGGCGTGAAGCTTTGAGAGGAGCGGAGTTGCCACAAGGGCAATGAGCACCGGACAAAGCAAAGCAACGAAGAAAGCGAGCGTTTCTCATCCGCCTGAACCTTAATGAACTTCCTTAGTGTCCAACGTCATATCATCAAGCAAAGCAGACAACGTCACCGGCACCAATTCCTTTTTCTCCAACATATCCAAAATGTCAGGCATAACATCAAGTGTTTGCTGCGCCGAGTCAGAGGCGTGAAGCAGAAGAATATCCCCATTGCTTGTCTCTTCTAATTCCGCTAGAATGGACGCTTCTCCAGGGTTTTTCCAGTCTTGCGAATTTAGACTCCAATGGATGGTCTGATACCCAGTGTCTTGAATGGTATCCAGCATTTCTTTAGAAAGGTGCCCATTTGGAGGGCGGAAGAAATGAACATCCTCGACATTAAGCTTGGCAAACACCCCATCCGCTCTTTGTAAATCTGAGCGCATCTCTCCAGGCTTCATATCAACATAGCTTTTGTACATATACCCAAGACTCCCAATATCGTGCCCATCCTTCACCATTTCGCTAACGAGATCA
This is a stretch of genomic DNA from Aureibacillus halotolerans. It encodes these proteins:
- a CDS encoding polysaccharide deacetylase family protein, whose protein sequence is MFHVVHAKSLKAITFIAILAFFCAWFLMTQYSSTAALFASTDQVDAAIYHGPSDKNRVALTFNITWGDERAKPIVDFLKKEGITATFFMTGEWAEKHPDLVSEMVKDGHDIGSLGYMYKSYVDMKPGEMRSDLQRADGVFAKLNVEDVHFFRPPNGHLSKEMLDTIQDTGYQTIHWSLNSQDWKNPGEASILAELEETSNGDILLLHASDSAQQTLDVMPDILDMLEKKELVPVTLSALLDDMTLDTKEVH